The sequence ataaaaattattatgggTGGACAGACGATGGGTTTTCAGTTTAATATGAGTATTAATCATGAGTTAAATATTGACATGTGtaacaaattaatttgtataaaactataatttgattaaaaaagttACTTGAATATGTATTGCAAATTTGGCAACAAATGTAATTTACTGTACTACtatatagatacatatgtatgtacttctgGTACTAATTGATTGAGCTAACGTGAGTTACTGGCTGTACTGTATTGATAATTGTATTTGAAGACAATTAAAGGTCATATTGAAGGGTCGAATATTGTAAAGTTAATAGGAATTAAAAGTAATCACCCTTactatgaaacaaattttaaagttgatttttgttaaagtcgacattattttaaaacagaacttttgtttttatttgaaaaaagcttcaaaactttttcaaacatacatatacattcaaatatttgaaaatatttttcaatgaatgtaattaaaaacaagaaatttaaaaaaaattaaataaacgaaGTGTACATacaagttcaaaacaaaaagcttttttttgaaataataaaacaacattttaaattccataaatttgatatttgttttatggtacgaaatttaaaataatagtcaactttatgtaCTTAAAATCTTTTGTAGTTATGCTGAATGTGTATTTTTAATGGTATAATACCGCATCTATAGTATATCCAGAGCTTCGAATTACATTTTCGAAATAAGTTGGAATgttaaattacctttaatttaatGTACGTCCCGTCCCAGAATCGTTTCTGGTAGGGTCAgaacttaaaaaattcagtaaaaatatcaatatgtgACTTTtcgaaaaatcattaaaaatcaaaaaatttccattttcaaaataagttttaaagttTCCGATAGCACGttcaattacctttaatttgatGTACGTCTTGCCTCGGACGAATGTTTGCTGGTAGCgtcagaattaaaaaattaaattcagggtcagaaattaaaaaatgcagaaaaaatgtcaatatgtGACTTTtcgaaaaatcatttaaaatcgaaaaattaacactttcaaaataagttttaaatattccgGTAGAACGTTCTATTACCTttaatttgatatacataacgTTCCGAAATGGTCCCGTCCCGGAATGGTCAGAACTTATAACTAAATTCAAggtcagaaattaaaaaaaatcagtaaaaaTGTCAATATGTGACTTTtcgaaaaatcattaaaaatcgaaaaatttacataatcaaaataagttttaaagatTCCGAAAGAATCAATTCTTTAATGTACGTTCCGTCCCGGAATATTTTCTGATAAGGTCagcatttataattaaattcagggtcagaaattaaaaaaatcagtaaAAATTACAATATGTGACTTTtcgaaaaatcattaaaaatcaaaaaatttacataatcaaaataagttttaaagttTCCGATAGCACTttcaattacctttaattttatgtacgtacggtttccaaaaatatatattttttttgattaaattggtattgagatttaaaaaattacatgtttagtaattttaatttcgttacaagttttttattttaataaatcgcGCTTTTATGGATCTATTTATGAGTATATATTATTTGAACAACTTATTTCTAAGAATGACGGATATTTACTTTCACTAATACGAcagttgttaaaatattattaaacgtATCAATTTATCGGAAAACAAAAATCAACCTAAAAGATCTGCAAAcaatatgtttctttttattatatttttctcctcaaaaaaaagtataatggaacctttaaaaaataaatcattacaAACTGTATCAATTTAATCCTTTCGCCAACGCATCTTTTAACCAAGGCACACATGCTGCCAGTCAGTAGCAAGCAGCTGTTGCACCACACATTTCAAACAAGACTTTCCGAACAAAGCACAAGCCACAGGAActccacaaataaataaaaaataacaatttttatattgaaacatCCACATCTATCCACAAAAATGAAGAAAACGATAGAATTGCGCCACAAATGTAGCAAAGTGAATAAAGTAAAAGAAATCAGttacaattgttaaaaaactggaagaataaaaaaataacctttAAATTAAATCTGTGTTTTCAGGCACAATTTAATTCGTGTGCATGTGTATTTGCTTTGGCTACAAGACATACATATATAGCAAATAGTCCTTTGATAGTGAATGTGAGTGTGTATCAGTCAGTCAGCCACAAACCATCAACAATTGAAAGGAAACCCCTTTTTTGAGAACATtatactttttatattatttgtatcctttataaaatattgatgatGCACTAGAAAAGACATCAACATTATCTTCATCATCCTGTTTAACGTTAAACAGTTTCATGAGACTAAATACAAATGTAATGGTTAAATCCTTTAGAAGGATTTAAAGCAAGCTGTGAGTTAACACATTCCAAACAATTATCAAGACTACAGCAAAAGAAAGcagaatacatatttttttttataaaaaaatctttgtatTTTGGCGGTTATTGCATTAATACTGCATTGTTACTTGCGTAACGTATTTAATACCATTCTAAAGTAGGAAAGGATAATTTACCTGCCAAATGTTTAACACTCTTTTCCTACCGCACAGCTACTACGGAATGAAACCAAGTGTTGTTATTTTCAACTTTCTCCTACGAATGTGTGCGTTTTTTGTGCGgcataatttctttttattctaTATTTATGTCTTTCTTTTGTTTGTGCCACACAAAAAAGTATGATGTAATGCATCATCCtttctttttcgttttttaatattCCAAAGGACAATGGCACTTTAGCCAGTCTGCTGCTTTTGTTGTCTGtaataaattaagattttatgcaattttcaaTGTTAAAGATCAATATTCTTTTATGCAATGGTAGGCGGATAGAAAGAAGTCCTTTGAGGGATTGAGTTTCTATATgactgtgtgtgtgtttttttgttttccctATTGTTTCTGGTGAAAGTTGTTTGGCGGTTTTGtgtaaaatctatattttttggTAGATAGATGGATGtgatgtatttattaaaaacttatttttttaattaaaatttatttgtgaaaatgttTTACTGTTCACAAATTTAtactaattacactgtccaacaaattaagactttttgattggaacagaacagcTATagttctgaaagggcatgttgagtatattatttttgtagaataaacttatagttcaGCAggtcttagttttttttaaaaagtcggtaaaaattttaattattggatCGAAGGCAGCATTATACTATATGaacaaaatgttgtaagttaatgtctgagaggattcttattgtcagagttatattgtgaaattttatgatgataattTTTGTGTAAGATCTAGCTCTTCTCTTTAGGggtgaatattttataaaatcaaaaaaagtactttcaaaAAGGACAGGAAACATTTCAATGGGGGTCgccaaagatacaaaagttgtaaataaagcatTTTAGgcttaattagaaaaattatacgCAATATTGGGTctcagatttttaaaaaaaaatcaccaaaaatccatttataatcTGAATCATCTGAAATATagtagaaaattgtttaatgaattttaatcaaattttacaGAACATACGATAATATGATTGTGAATGTgtccaaccatattatgattcaATATCAACCATAGTATGGTTATGTAAGCTGATATGACCATATTGTGGTTGTAttacaatcatattatggttaaactcaaccatattatgattccaggtcaatcaacattttaaagttGACATGACCATATTATGGAACGCTAATTTggcttatttcggtaacggtattttatcTGCAATAATATTGAGACGTATTTCGGTAACGGTTTTTGCTGTTATTTCGATAACGGTATTTTAATGACAAAGGTGATGACGGTTTgatacaaattattaataacattaattaaaacaagtcagagagctatattcggctgtgccgaatcttatatacccttcaccaaattattctttcaaataaaatttttaaatatttaggtaaacaaaatttaaaaaaaatagtttttcaaaaatttttttttaatttttttgcaaaagttattttatgggaaaatatttttttggcaaattttaatttcttataaaaaattatttttttcgagaaaaaaaattttataacaaaaagaattagttttgagaaaaaaaaaatcgggttaaaaaaataattttccaggTTTAGACCTGTTTAAGTCTGACCTTACTTTGggcttatatacgtcattgcaaaggtatttgaaatatctatcgtagcccccaaataacttatattcatgattcatacatcaacaacttatattttttacctatttctgATCTATATCTGCATTACTAAGTGATTAATATAGAGTCtatattatagacaatatggatatctaatgataaatatttcaaagacctttgtaaagttttatataaggccaatgtaagtcggacctacaatggtcaaaatcgggaaaaaaaaaataaaaataaaatttttgaaattgaaattaaaaaaaaattaaaaattgtttaaaaaaaaatattttttaaagtttgtttacttaaaaatatttaaaatttttattttaaagtataatttggtgaaggttttGTAAGATACGGCACATGGTGGCaccagaaaataaaactattttcacaATTAgcataaaaacagtttttaagctatatttatgattctttgcaaattattctttttatgattattacacaaccttcaaaataaaaacatttttatatttttttaaatttttattacaaaacaaatatttcagcAACCTACATATATAAGAACAAATCACTTTACCATACCACGCACTTTTTCAAAGGATTCATTTGTGTGCCCAACTTACAGTTAAAGGTCTGAGCAAATTCGGGCATATTACGCAGCGGCCCCAATACCCGAAACTCACCATACGCATGATGATCCAATTTAATATGACGCATTTTGTAGGAATCATCTCGGCCCGTACACCAAGATTGAgcaaatttaatgtaaaataattcATTGTTAGAGAAATTCAAGCCAGGCAAAGGTTTTTCTTCGCTCTCCTTAGCTGAAGCCAAATGCTTTCGGTATGCATGATAAGCGAAGCGTAAGCCCGCGTTATCCGCAATATTATCGGGCATAGTGGCTGAACCATTTGTCTGTACACCacgatatataaatttgttgtatTGATTCTCCAAACAACTATAGCGTTCCTTGAAATTGCGCAGCGATGCAGGTGACAGCCATTGATGTCTTTTACCATCATAGTTGACTAGATAGCCGTTGGAGTCAAAACCATGAGCCATTTCATGGCCTATTAACATGCCAATGCCACCAAATTTAAGGGAATCTGGGAACTTTACATTGTACAGAGGCATTTGGGAAATGCCCATGGTTATAAAGGCCGTATTAATGTAGTCAACATAGTAGGCATTCACATTAAAGGGTGACAGCATGGGAGGCACTATGGTCTTGTGCACCGAGTTGAGACGTATGCCGGCCCTATAGGCTTCCAAGTTTTCAAGGTTCTTAAACCAATCCGTGCCTATTTGCACAGTACTATAAATTTGATTGGATAATGTTCGGTGGCGCATTTCATCTTTGTAACCCACAGCTACATCCATGGCTCTTAGTTTAGTTTTGACCTTTGATTTAGTTTCCTCATCCAACCAGGTGTAATTGGCAATCATTTCAAAGAATTGGTTTTGTATTGCATCGGCTATTTTTAAAGAATCCTCTCTTCGTTCCTGATCGTAAAGGACTTCTATGAACCAGGGCATTAAGGCGTACGTGAAGTAAGATTCTGTGTGTTGGCGACATATTTGCTCTCTATGGTCATCTCCTGATATTTGATCTTTCCAAATATTGTAGAACTTCAAAATCGTGCGCCATTTAATATAATTGCGCAAATTTTCTGTGTGCGATTTGCGCAAGAAACGTTCCAAGTGTGTAAAGTTGGCCACTTTATTGCTAACATACCAGTCATCTTCTAAATAATGAGGAAAGGCcattttaaagaaagttttccAATTGATGGGATCTTGTTCATGCAGATGTAAGAACTTTTTGATTGTAACTCTCTCCACAGTCTCAAGTTCTTGGGCTTTGCTGGTTAAATTGCGCTCAAATTCCAGCATTAATTGGAATTCTTCGCTATCTAGACCAAGAGTTTGTAGTAGATCTTTAGAATTAGAGGAATTATGGAAATGTTGCAGTAGAGGAATGGGCAAACTTAAGGAAACTTCAAATTGCCGACTAGTGGTGCTGTAATTAACATGTAAAGGCAACAAAGCATAAACTCCATAGGGAGACATTAAATTAACTGCCAACCAATCGTTTTCTCCCGACAATTTAAGTTTTTCGAAAGTTTCCTTTTCACTGTCCAACAAAGTTTTCACTCCCACACTGACATCTTTGCCTCCCACAACACAGGATGTATAAAACTGTTTGGCCTTGGCTTCAGCAGTTTTGTTTGTTGTCCTCGTTGAATTCTTTAAAAAGTCGACCATTAAATCATTTAGTTCCAATTGTATGGCATGCAAAAATGTATCATTATGTCCACGTTGGGGTACTCTTGGACTGTGAGACCAATTACCACAGGCAAACTCATAGAAATCTTCACAAGGATCCTCCGCTAAATTCATATTGTCTTTCATAAAAAGAGCCATTTCGTGCAATAAATCGTCCTCATCTATGGTTGTGGGTAATTTAAAGATGGTGGGCGTAGTTGTGTTTAAACTCTTGGAGGGACTGAGTGCGTCTGTTGTGGCTTGAACTGTAAAACATACCAAGGCGATCACTATTAGAGCGGAACGCTGTTTAAGCCACATATTTACTCGGTTCACTGGAGTCAattaaaatatgtgttttttatatttatttggatTGAAATACTTTCCGacgaattttaaaatgttgtttactgttcaatatttaaatttattctaaaTCGTTTTAAACACTTTGACCGTAACTGAACCATATATtagttacaacattttaagcgattatgtatttaaaaattcatattttagtacTGATTTGATTAAGAGATaatggaaaattctaaaaaacaattatattctaatttttatttaattattacccaattcacaatcggtgtcgtagcgttgtatcgttgtatgtcgtaatttttttattaatgttttgtttttgtttcgaaaaattttgtttgaaaaatatttatgacatacaactcTACGACAcgattgtgaattggacaattgTGTTTAAGGTCAAATTTAAAAgttagtttttgtaatttttaaattgcaacaTCATCAATCTGTATAAGAATTCACAAATTATTGGAATATACTTTCGATTATTAACACATATGAATACAATAGAGCCATATCaaattacaaaagtatttaaaggaaataaatcagctttaaatttgttaaacgccTTCTTCATAAAAAGGAAAGTCATTAAAAAGTAAATGTTTGTAtcatgaaaatgaaattttcttaaaataaaaaacaccttTCAATAATTTCCAATCAAATGAAATCAAAAGGAAATTAATCCTTttctagcaaaaaaaaaaaacttgtcaacaAATTTCTCGGCTTGCAATCCAACCttcttaaaaaacagaaaaataatgcATCtgctttcgaaaaaaaatttgatcttTCATTTCTCTTTTTTACATTTGATTCAGATTTTGTCGTTTATGCAACTTTTGCCACGCGTCAGGATTTGTTTACAATTTCCGGTTATTGACATTTAAACTACGAGAACTTTTTTATATGCTGATTTAATAGAcctaaaagtataaaaaacaatcCTTTCGTTTTTTGTTTGTAGCTGCCAAAACACCCTTTCGTTTCAAATATCTTTTACGAGTGTTTAGGGAGgaagttaaatgtttttttaatacttattagATCATTATTTATTCGTACTCGTTTGATGAGAAAGACGATGATGATTTCATTTGCtttcgttttttatttgttatatttgcAACTAGTTACGCGTGTCTGACACACTTCGCTTTTCATTTTGCTCGTATGTGCCACAAAGGTGTTAAAGGGTTGTCTTGTGTCACGTTCATGAGTGTCTTGATGTTTAAGATGACGACTAGAGCGCAAAGAAGCAAGGGTGAACTAATCGATTATGTTAAAATAGGTGTTAAATGTTAAGTAATATTtccttttcttgttttttgtttgttttcaatgCTAAATTTGTTAAGGATGAATTTATGTGagtatattttaaagaaatataaagtgCTAATAGAAGCATATGTTTTAtcttaaatgaaatttgatttcatgAATATTCGTAGGCAAGTCTTAGAGTACTCCTTTATTATATATGAaaagtaaatttagttttttaatttaacaatgtTGGCAAcaattttaacttaattttcacaagagaaaatagaaatttaatacTTAAATGGTTTACCATTTAATGTAGTAGTGAATCTGCTTTGATGTTCCATGAGTTCCAAAAGCATCTCGAAAATTGAGAACGACGGCGCTACGTGCCATACAGTTCATATCACATTGGATATTCTGTATGAGCACTTTGATGGCATGGTCATCTgacgtggaggtgatgtgaaccaTTAGAGTTTTCTTGCgcggttttcttaagtcgcagatctatgcgaataagccactaACCACAGTGACGCTCAAAGCAAACATATCCCATGCCATCGCTCGAATTCAGCCTCATATATGCGACAGAGTTATGTATTTGCACAAGCGCctaatgaaagaccctttacATGTTAAAATTACACCCGATATGTGTAATTACAAGTGTAAACATTGTATCAAGTccgtaaaattatttttgttagcaGGGCGACTATTTCAAATCCACACGTTCAAAAGCCACGATGTTGAAAAGATTAAAACTAAATCCTTCAAAACTACGCGAAAAGCCCTAAAGCTCAAAATTGAGCTTCCACTgaacaaattgtttataaaactcTACGAACAAGTTCAgcggtaaaaaaaatttaaatttgtcaaacatAAATACTGTAATTGTCTAATCATAGACTATCCACAGAGCAATACAAGATATCTCCACAGAGTAACACGATGATAAAATGCTGCGAAACAATAGTAAACAAGTTCTGACAaatttgacacgaaagacaacgATTGCTCATGCCAgcgaaaaagtttgaagaccatgaattggagtTTTtgcaaactcaacaagagcttgcaaaaacaTTGGAagttactcaatcagcaatCATCTAAAAGCTgggaaaaatacgattttgtatgtctgtatTAATGCTgcctgaacgctataaaagaaaataattttttcatcgaattattacttgcgatgaaaatggatccatacggtaatccgaagcgtaagaaaacgtatgtgaagcccggccaaccagccgaatcgacaccaaagccaaatggttctaaggtaatgctctggtATTTGGTGTgatcaaaagggtcctatctatgctgaaatctgtaccgaacgcaacataTTCTGCGAAAAACGCACAGACATGAAGACATcttgacaacgctaggccacatgttgcaaaatctgttaaaattatttacaaaaaagtgGGTGGGAAGTTTTGTTTCACCCGccagaccttgccccatccgactcctatttgtttcgatctatgcagaacgctctctcttaGTATCCggaattgacttgattcgttcttttatcagttttttttggctcgaaatccttatgttgccagaaagatgggcaAAGCTCATagataacaatggccaatactttgaataaatttatattttacaaatgtttccaAATACATACTTTATATTGTtgcataaatgttaaaaatatgtgTTGTTGgcttaatttagtttataaattaaacataattttttacgGTTATTAAccccaaatagaaaaaaatattaaatttttgtaaataatattaaaaaaaaatgatatgtCACTTTATTCATTTATTACAACTAACAaccatttaaattgaaattaatatgGAAAAATGCGATTAAATACATTTGACTACGACCCCCTATAGCAAGTATTATgaatattagagtgacaatcagttgtatggaaaaaaatttttgttaaaattttaaaaagtgccgggtggaatattgtgacactaggcctaaatgttaagtgctgaaaatttgagccaaatcgggcaacgatttctggacgcgcatcgaggtcaaagttcagatatatgcaaaattttactgttaatatggaataaataggtgaaactcgttacctttctgcattgttttctagaaatgtgtagatttatttatattaatgaatattacattaaaaatttttttttggaaattaaccctgtatctcctttggttcaaaattacccaaaaactgtattatcgccaaaattagagaaaaatgcaaatttttcagtttttgaaaaaattttgctactaaataaatacttttgcaattgaatgcaaaagaatcgaaatatgaacgtaattatcgttgtaatgagatataaatgacaaaatttgattaaaaaattttaaacttattacaaattcgccagaccattaacgtgtttcaggccacttgaacaaaaaatttaggaaaaaaattaagatatttcaagaaaaattaaaataaaagctcatttttacttaaagtatgtccatatttacttgtatatgagtttttgtcttcgtagggtaCCGTTAACATATTTGGAgggatggccaaaaaaaatattttttttaacggctgtttcaaaactccattttcaaatttttaaaaattttgttaaacaaatttcagattttttcgatcatcacattggggtttattgagatcaaaatagggaataaaaatatgaaaaaattatgtcaatacctcttacagtttttccgtacctgcgatttaaattttgcgtttttcaagaaaaactaattttttgtccatatttaggcgaatgagtccaatttccttactgttataaattttaagtaaaacctattcataatattatagtccttgtaattttaaatatcttctaaaagttttactaaaatcgaaaaacgataacctttgaatcgtgaaggtcaaaggtcaaatttttcaatatttggaatttctaatgaaaatatagcgaaatgttatatatttttgggccgattttcatgaaacttgaggaaaatataacataaagtccagaatttaaaatcacagcacaaaaatggaaattaacccttagcagcacttggggtccaaattaccctcaacttttaaaatcacgaaaaacacaacaattttGACCGCAAGtactcttaaaggttaaaatccatttttgtactgttgttgtaaatgctagacaccattatatattttcctcaagtttcatgaaaatcggcccaaaaatatataacatttcgctatattttcattagaaattccaaatattgaaaaatttgacctttgaccttcacgattcaaaggttatcgtttttcgattttagtaaaacttttagaagatatttaaaattacaaggactataatattatgaataggttttacttaaaatttataacagtaaggaaattggactcattcgcctaaatatggacaaaaaattagtttttcttgaaaaacgcaaaatttaaatcgcaggtacggaaaaactgtaagaggtattgacataattttttcatatttttattccctattttgatctcaataaaccccaatgtgatgatcgaaaaaatctgaaatttgtttaacaaaatttttaaaaattttaaaatggagttttgaaacagccgttaaaaaaaatattttttttggccatcccTCCAAATATGTTAACGGtaccctacgaagacaaaaactcatatacaagtaaatatggacatactttaagtaaaaatgagcttttattttaatttttcttgaaatatcttaatttttttcctaaattttttgttcaagtggcctgaaacacgttaatggtctggcgaatttgtaataagtttaaaattttttaatcaaattttgtcatttatatctcattacaacgataattacgttcatatttcgattcttttgcattcaattgcaaaagtatttatttagtagcaaaattttttcaaaaactgaaaaatttgcatttttctctaattttggcgataatacagtttttgtgtaattttgaaccaaaggagatacagggttaatttccaaaaaaaaatttttaatgtaatattcattaatataaataaatctacacatttctagaaaacaatgcagaaaggtaacgagtttcacctatttattccatattaacagtaaaatgttgcatatatctgaactttgacctcgatgcgcgtccagaaatcgctgtccgatttggctcaaattttcagcacttaacatttaggcctagtgtcacaatattccatccggcactctttgaaatctaaaaaaaaaaaatcggctgtcactctaatgaatatacaaaatattattaaacgaaatatttattaCTGCGATAATTATACtgagattttaatataaattctataaataagaaaatgtaaagctctctatatttaaaaaatttaaacagatttcaattaatttattgtaTGCAGTCCAGTAAATTACAGAAACAAAATAGTCTGCAAAAGAAATACAGTCAgagtcaaaatttagtatacagctagcattttcatctatgaagctaaatattttaattatagaaagaaatatataagtttgattaaatatataagtttgactcaaaattaaatttagagtttaat comes from Calliphora vicina chromosome 2, idCalVici1.1, whole genome shotgun sequence and encodes:
- the Nepl7 gene encoding endothelin-converting enzyme 2, whose protein sequence is MWLKQRSALIVIALVCFTVQATTDALSPSKSLNTTTPTIFKLPTTIDEDDLLHEMALFMKDNMNLAEDPCEDFYEFACGNWSHSPRVPQRGHNDTFLHAIQLELNDLMVDFLKNSTRTTNKTAEAKAKQFYTSCVVGGKDVSVGVKTLLDSEKETFEKLKLSGENDWLAVNLMSPYGVYALLPLHVNYSTTSRQFEVSLSLPIPLLQHFHNSSNSKDLLQTLGLDSEEFQLMLEFERNLTSKAQELETVERVTIKKFLHLHEQDPINWKTFFKMAFPHYLEDDWYVSNKVANFTHLERFLRKSHTENLRNYIKWRTILKFYNIWKDQISGDDHREQICRQHTESYFTYALMPWFIEVLYDQERREDSLKIADAIQNQFFEMIANYTWLDEETKSKVKTKLRAMDVAVGYKDEMRHRTLSNQIYSTVQIGTDWFKNLENLEAYRAGIRLNSVHKTIVPPMLSPFNVNAYYVDYINTAFITMGISQMPLYNVKFPDSLKFGGIGMLIGHEMAHGFDSNGYLVNYDGKRHQWLSPASLRNFKERYSCLENQYNKFIYRGVQTNGSATMPDNIADNAGLRFAYHAYRKHLASAKESEEKPLPGLNFSNNELFYIKFAQSWCTGRDDSYKMRHIKLDHHAYGEFRVLGPLRNMPEFAQTFNCKLGTQMNPLKKCVVW